A stretch of the Acidilobus sp. 7A genome encodes the following:
- a CDS encoding MBL fold metallo-hydrolase — translation MTLSGLVGNTFLEKGSPATVLYAAEPGVVYVVDPGQGEDRPRALRRDLERLSARKVMVLVTHYHSDHLQALGDLTVDEVAMSKADAPVARNPELRVVMTFGYPVNPEDSLLAFHGPPIRVDVEVEGDSYGPLKLVRLPGHTDGQLGVITPDGVLYAADSIFGDRVLEKYGVPYHRMPCAAEASLKTIEGLEGRAEIIVPSHGPVLKASEAGPMIEANIRRIEEAGEVVAEAASRGSSLSDIVSALLNRFKYSQLAPDVVMLLEATVKGYIRCMRDEGSLDVEVGPSGLVFRSRRAASP, via the coding sequence TTGACGTTAAGTGGCCTTGTTGGAAACACGTTCCTTGAGAAGGGGAGCCCTGCGACAGTCCTCTACGCGGCGGAGCCCGGAGTTGTCTATGTCGTGGACCCAGGCCAGGGCGAGGACAGGCCCAGGGCGCTGAGGAGGGACCTGGAGAGGCTCTCCGCGAGGAAAGTGATGGTCCTTGTCACCCACTACCACAGCGACCACCTGCAGGCCCTGGGGGACCTAACAGTTGACGAGGTGGCAATGAGCAAGGCCGACGCCCCAGTTGCTAGGAACCCTGAGCTCAGGGTCGTGATGACCTTCGGCTACCCCGTTAACCCCGAGGACAGCCTCCTGGCGTTCCACGGCCCTCCCATAAGGGTTGACGTGGAGGTTGAGGGGGACAGCTACGGTCCCCTTAAGCTGGTCAGGCTGCCGGGCCACACGGACGGCCAGCTGGGGGTCATAACGCCCGACGGCGTCCTCTACGCGGCGGACTCTATTTTCGGGGACAGGGTGCTTGAGAAGTACGGCGTGCCCTACCACAGGATGCCGTGCGCCGCAGAGGCAAGCCTTAAGACTATAGAGGGCCTTGAGGGCAGGGCTGAGATCATCGTTCCATCGCACGGCCCCGTGCTCAAGGCCTCGGAGGCCGGGCCCATGATAGAGGCCAACATTAGGAGGATCGAGGAGGCGGGCGAGGTGGTCGCCGAGGCGGCCTCAAGGGGCTCCTCCCTCAGCGACATAGTCTCAGCCCTTCTCAACAGGTTCAAGTACTCCCAGCTGGCGCCTGACGTTGTTATGTTGCTTGAGGCCACAGTAAAGGGCTACATAAGGTGCATGAGGGACGAGGGGTCCCTTGACGTTGAGGTTGGCCCCTCAGGCCTCGTCTTCAGGTCTAGGCGGGCAGCCTCACCCTGA
- a CDS encoding orotidine 5'-phosphate decarboxylase / HUMPS family protein, with protein MGSLVERIGECGRLLQVALDFTDLRDAVRVGSLTALGPAVILEAGTPLIKAEGMKAVDVLRSIPGRHLVMADTKTMDVGGLEARLAFEHGADAMSVLAASSEETIREAVREAEAAGRDVYADLMGFTDLGPWVEKARRAGAHVALIHIGIDVQRALGITAAQAKDVVRRAKELFRGPVAVAGGIKPEDVAGVAEAGADIIIIGSAITKAADPASAARRALEGLRPRC; from the coding sequence ATGGGAAGCCTCGTTGAGAGGATCGGCGAGTGCGGCCGCCTGCTCCAGGTGGCCCTTGACTTCACAGACCTGAGGGACGCCGTGAGGGTGGGCTCGCTCACGGCCCTTGGGCCCGCCGTTATACTTGAGGCCGGCACGCCGCTGATAAAGGCTGAGGGCATGAAGGCCGTAGACGTGCTCAGGTCAATACCCGGCCGCCACCTCGTGATGGCTGACACCAAGACCATGGACGTGGGGGGACTTGAGGCGAGGCTGGCGTTCGAGCACGGGGCCGACGCCATGAGCGTCCTCGCCGCGAGCAGCGAGGAGACGATAAGGGAGGCCGTCAGGGAGGCCGAGGCCGCTGGGAGGGACGTGTACGCAGACCTCATGGGCTTCACGGACCTCGGCCCCTGGGTTGAGAAGGCCAGGAGGGCCGGGGCCCACGTGGCGCTGATACACATAGGCATAGACGTCCAGAGGGCCCTGGGCATAACGGCCGCCCAGGCGAAGGACGTGGTCAGGAGGGCCAAGGAGCTCTTCAGGGGACCAGTTGCCGTGGCTGGGGGCATAAAGCCTGAGGACGTGGCCGGCGTCGCGGAGGCCGGGGCTGACATTATAATTATAGGCTCAGCTATAACTAAGGCGGCTGACCCGGCCTCCGCGGCCAGGAGGGCCCTGGAGGGCCTCAGGCCGAGGTGTTAA
- a CDS encoding exonuclease SbcCD subunit D, whose translation MLIAHMSDVHLGARKYGERAIYDDVFRAFEESLEAVAREHAEALVLAGDVFDSPHPDNNTLVTAVRMLKSFTSRGIKVVAAHGEHDTPGRREASALSIMSEAIEGFTAPSLLGANVSQPQQVVDIMTVRLGGAAFLVYPFFKVSVEERRKHYSDLRPFYDAAARRLRGDGIKAVFVAHIPVDPVFRFPSETVTSVNSFPRVNYVALGHIHSRTIGKVELVDGALWYAYPGSIYPLDLEEARLSHRRGPLLIDLSGDEASVQEVPVQVREHFVVPVTVKEPNSAYYDMKAALSKVSGQGGGPEPLVHLEVTAMPGVPTRLIAAEASRLSRELNMIIIPHVRRAEEEEGDARELRREEGRIDVVKLMQEIVENDEFTARAVLELAAAAAEGDEESVDSTLEKLASWQRSLDILRRLSSQ comes from the coding sequence TTGCTGATAGCCCACATGTCAGACGTCCACCTGGGCGCCAGGAAGTACGGCGAGAGGGCAATATATGACGACGTCTTCAGGGCCTTCGAGGAGTCCCTGGAGGCCGTGGCGAGGGAGCACGCGGAGGCCCTAGTGCTCGCCGGCGACGTCTTCGACTCGCCTCACCCGGACAACAACACGCTTGTCACAGCGGTCAGGATGCTCAAGTCGTTCACCTCGAGGGGAATTAAGGTGGTCGCGGCGCACGGCGAGCACGACACGCCGGGCAGGAGGGAGGCGAGCGCCCTCTCAATAATGTCCGAGGCCATAGAGGGCTTCACTGCACCGAGCCTGCTGGGGGCAAACGTCAGCCAGCCCCAGCAGGTGGTCGACATCATGACGGTTAGGCTGGGGGGCGCCGCCTTCCTGGTCTACCCCTTCTTCAAGGTCAGCGTTGAGGAGAGGAGGAAGCACTACAGCGACCTGAGGCCCTTCTACGACGCGGCAGCAAGGAGGCTCAGGGGCGACGGGATTAAGGCCGTCTTCGTGGCCCACATACCGGTTGACCCCGTATTCAGGTTCCCCTCCGAGACCGTTACCTCCGTCAACTCGTTCCCAAGGGTGAACTACGTTGCCCTGGGGCACATACACTCGAGGACCATAGGCAAGGTTGAGCTTGTAGACGGCGCCCTCTGGTACGCCTACCCGGGCTCCATCTACCCGCTGGACCTCGAGGAGGCGAGGCTGAGCCACAGGAGGGGGCCCCTCCTCATTGACCTATCGGGAGACGAGGCGTCCGTGCAGGAGGTGCCCGTGCAGGTCAGGGAGCACTTCGTCGTGCCTGTCACCGTGAAGGAGCCCAACTCGGCCTACTACGACATGAAGGCGGCCCTCAGCAAGGTGAGTGGCCAGGGGGGAGGGCCTGAGCCCCTGGTTCACCTTGAGGTCACAGCTATGCCGGGCGTGCCCACGAGGCTCATCGCGGCTGAGGCCAGCAGGCTCAGCAGGGAGCTTAACATGATAATAATACCCCACGTCAGGAGGGCCGAGGAGGAAGAGGGGGATGCCAGGGAGCTCAGGCGCGAGGAGGGGAGAATTGACGTAGTGAAGCTGATGCAGGAGATAGTTGAGAACGACGAGTTCACGGCCAGGGCAGTCCTTGAGCTTGCGGCCGCGGCCGCTGAGGGCGACGAGGAGTCCGTGGACTCGACCCTTGAGAAGCTGGCCTCGTGGCAGAGGTCCCTTGACATACTTAGGAGGCTGAGCTCGCAGTGA
- a CDS encoding SMC family ATPase, with protein MTLTISRLTLRNFLSHRGTTVELPRGSIAIVGENGAGKSSMFEAIYFALTTSGWRGKLANLVSVGSSSAMVELTLKDDSGQEAVAAATVERRRDSATSSYRLKVNGKLVASAASAYREEVAKLLGLAGVSDYRGFIESAVIIRQGGLEEIASVLAREDSKRLRELVETAIGIPQLRAAVDNIRSHSIRAVRSDGSVIASFEVGPRRRNDLALTLQGVRKQRQDRLAELRDAEARAKELEAQLREAEAQVKGLEAEVDSLCGPVGALPELEAQLREVEGQLSSRTSELKELEESERELESRIARAEDAKAVASLEPKVREVDALNSQLASLYGELASLRPAVEALDDLKQHEGDYRRYLDLTSELDELKRKEVELTAAIRGAESAEAQARSLMEQAKAVARRLGSALGLSLEPTQEALRSAQEAVNRLSDELEGLRRRAQELQGRLGSIRQARGQLNDITRVLASGSEARCPVCGSPLSPGRREELRRHYEEEAKRLNEEEEEVNRELKELEARATELEGGLRGAQTALGQLAQLLESLAKVQRQDVSGLRAQLKEIVEREEELKEEAKGLERGYSAYVSAADRLSKLKVRPEEAEAVRRRFSELSAKLKEATEARDSALRELIQAVNAKSYDEARRAVEEAVRTAAELPSLKEQLSMVRSRMEAASSEVKSLEARASEVRARLDSLRSQAAMCDARRRALQEARERHTKLAAEAASAKSRAEQLRKDADRAYEDEQALSAALDRLDAALGALSAIERLEKTLYRRALVSLENEMNDVFRVFGLDYARVEVRETEDAFYFTVVDREGRERPIAGLSGGEQIVIALAYVLALNRVMHSSIGFLLLDEPTDMLDDERRRALVDVLGRLTEEGGLQQLIVITHHTDLVDNVDKVCTVEKGPDGFSRVRCEEG; from the coding sequence GTGACGCTGACCATAAGCAGGCTGACGCTTAGGAACTTCCTGAGCCACAGGGGCACCACAGTAGAGCTGCCAAGGGGCAGCATAGCCATAGTCGGGGAGAACGGCGCCGGGAAGTCAAGCATGTTTGAGGCGATCTACTTCGCCCTGACGACCTCGGGCTGGAGGGGCAAGCTCGCTAACCTGGTGAGCGTGGGCTCCAGCTCAGCCATGGTTGAGCTCACGCTCAAGGACGACTCCGGCCAGGAGGCTGTCGCAGCTGCCACAGTTGAGAGGCGCAGGGACTCGGCCACCTCGTCGTACAGGCTCAAGGTGAACGGGAAGCTCGTGGCCAGCGCTGCCTCGGCCTACAGGGAGGAGGTGGCCAAGCTTCTGGGCCTCGCGGGCGTGAGCGACTACAGGGGCTTCATAGAGTCGGCCGTTATAATAAGGCAGGGGGGACTTGAGGAGATAGCCTCAGTCCTTGCCCGCGAGGACAGCAAGAGGCTCAGGGAGCTGGTGGAGACCGCCATAGGCATCCCTCAGCTCAGGGCGGCGGTTGACAACATAAGGTCGCACTCCATAAGGGCCGTGAGGAGCGACGGGAGCGTCATAGCCTCCTTTGAGGTAGGGCCAAGGAGGAGGAACGACCTGGCCCTCACGCTGCAGGGCGTGAGGAAGCAGAGGCAGGACAGGCTTGCGGAGCTGAGGGACGCCGAGGCAAGGGCCAAGGAGCTTGAGGCGCAGCTGAGGGAGGCCGAGGCCCAGGTCAAGGGCCTTGAGGCCGAGGTCGACAGCCTCTGCGGCCCCGTGGGGGCGCTGCCGGAGCTTGAGGCGCAGCTGAGGGAGGTGGAGGGGCAGCTGAGCTCAAGGACTTCGGAGCTGAAGGAGCTTGAGGAGAGCGAGAGGGAGCTCGAGTCCAGGATTGCAAGGGCTGAGGACGCTAAGGCCGTTGCCTCGCTTGAGCCCAAGGTGAGGGAGGTTGACGCGCTGAACTCCCAGCTGGCCTCGCTCTACGGCGAGCTGGCATCGCTGAGGCCGGCCGTTGAGGCCCTTGACGACCTTAAGCAGCACGAGGGCGACTACAGGCGCTACCTTGACCTGACGTCAGAGCTCGACGAGCTTAAGAGGAAGGAGGTTGAGCTGACAGCAGCGATCAGGGGCGCCGAGTCGGCGGAGGCCCAGGCCCGCTCGCTCATGGAGCAGGCGAAGGCCGTCGCGAGGAGGCTCGGCTCTGCCCTCGGCCTCAGCCTTGAGCCTACGCAGGAGGCCCTGAGATCCGCCCAGGAGGCCGTTAACAGGCTGAGCGACGAGCTTGAGGGGCTCCGCAGGAGGGCCCAGGAGCTCCAGGGCAGGCTCGGCTCCATCAGGCAGGCCAGGGGACAGCTTAATGACATAACGAGGGTCCTGGCCTCGGGCTCCGAGGCCAGGTGTCCGGTCTGCGGCAGCCCCCTGTCGCCTGGCAGGAGGGAGGAGCTGAGGAGGCACTACGAGGAGGAGGCTAAGAGGCTTAACGAGGAGGAGGAGGAAGTCAACAGGGAGCTTAAGGAGCTTGAGGCCAGGGCGACTGAGCTCGAGGGGGGGCTCAGGGGGGCCCAGACGGCCCTGGGACAGCTGGCCCAGCTTCTCGAGTCCCTCGCCAAGGTGCAGCGGCAGGACGTCAGCGGCCTCAGGGCGCAGCTGAAGGAGATCGTTGAAAGGGAGGAGGAGCTTAAGGAGGAGGCCAAGGGACTTGAGAGGGGCTACTCAGCCTACGTCTCGGCGGCCGACAGGCTCTCAAAGCTTAAGGTGAGGCCCGAGGAGGCTGAAGCAGTGAGGAGGCGCTTCTCAGAGCTCTCAGCCAAGCTTAAGGAGGCGACCGAGGCCAGGGACTCGGCCCTCAGGGAGCTCATCCAGGCGGTCAACGCGAAGAGCTACGACGAGGCCAGGAGGGCCGTTGAGGAGGCCGTCAGGACGGCCGCGGAGCTGCCGTCCCTTAAGGAGCAGCTCAGCATGGTGAGGTCAAGGATGGAGGCCGCGTCCTCTGAGGTTAAGTCGCTCGAGGCCAGGGCCTCTGAGGTTAGGGCGAGGCTTGATTCCCTGAGGTCGCAGGCCGCCATGTGCGACGCCAGGAGGAGGGCGCTGCAGGAGGCCAGGGAGCGCCACACCAAGCTCGCCGCAGAGGCGGCCTCAGCAAAGTCAAGGGCTGAGCAGCTGAGGAAGGACGCGGACAGGGCCTATGAGGACGAGCAGGCGCTCTCCGCGGCGCTTGACAGGCTCGACGCGGCCCTGGGGGCCCTCAGCGCCATAGAGAGGCTCGAGAAGACCCTCTACAGGAGGGCGCTCGTCAGCCTTGAGAATGAGATGAACGACGTGTTCAGGGTCTTTGGCCTCGACTACGCCAGGGTGGAGGTCAGGGAGACCGAGGACGCGTTCTACTTCACCGTCGTGGACAGGGAGGGCAGGGAGAGGCCCATAGCCGGCCTGAGCGGGGGCGAGCAGATAGTGATAGCCCTGGCCTACGTGCTGGCACTCAACAGGGTGATGCACTCAAGCATAGGCTTCCTTCTCCTTGACGAGCCAACTGACATGCTTGACGACGAGAGGAGGAGGGCCCTCGTCGATGTCCTTGGTAGGCTGACCGAGGAGGGAGGGCTGCAGCAGCTCATAGTGATAACCCACCACACGGACCTAGTTGACAACGTCGACAAGGTGTGCACGGTGGAGAAGGGCCCCGACGGCTTCTCAAGGGTGAGGTGCGAGGAGGGATGA
- a CDS encoding DNA double-strand break repair nuclease NurA — protein MSVVAYALELRDLIRSLIDVRPEPCEFNWLPPPEPRGPVAYSVEDGGQGDRKLRTYTVFALKAWGAGFVDGEAPRSFQEGFVGVVVPQGLEQGQRMRRYRQVLELEVALKSMVPGGLALFDGTPPMRWGRVGAKATWEESLEAAAKHIIKHRGALEGLTKGTCSTPDVDCLAEVLEGATRRPLSARALMRLAREGALGIGNSLRDYYPILALESLERLLLFRRVIEAAWSRGSTPVFVVKTSRSTSFCGGSLPDVHLVEATLRARGSFEPGYAVANVYNSVYDYFGLSKRERSMYPDVGGLRDFYENRLAVASAFVRLRAGGFIFKVEVLYDRSAGAGDPAGLLREVVSRLSSLPLTSEGYPLPLVVADSNSRVARAEMEAAMRALGLDLTPESRSMLRV, from the coding sequence ATGAGCGTAGTAGCTTACGCGCTTGAGCTGAGGGACCTGATAAGGTCGCTGATAGACGTGAGGCCTGAGCCCTGCGAGTTCAACTGGCTCCCGCCGCCAGAGCCCAGGGGGCCCGTTGCCTACTCCGTTGAGGACGGCGGCCAGGGCGACAGGAAGCTCAGGACATACACCGTGTTTGCCCTGAAGGCCTGGGGGGCGGGCTTCGTTGACGGCGAGGCCCCGAGGAGCTTCCAGGAGGGCTTCGTTGGCGTTGTAGTGCCCCAGGGCCTTGAGCAGGGCCAGAGGATGAGGCGCTACAGGCAGGTCCTCGAGCTCGAGGTGGCCCTCAAAAGCATGGTGCCGGGGGGCCTCGCGCTCTTCGACGGCACGCCCCCCATGAGGTGGGGCAGGGTGGGCGCTAAGGCCACGTGGGAGGAGAGCCTTGAGGCCGCCGCCAAGCACATCATTAAGCACAGGGGTGCGCTTGAGGGCCTCACGAAGGGCACGTGCTCCACGCCAGACGTAGACTGCCTGGCCGAGGTCCTTGAGGGGGCCACGAGGAGGCCCCTGAGCGCCAGGGCGCTTATGAGGCTCGCCAGGGAGGGGGCCCTTGGGATAGGCAACTCGCTCAGGGACTACTACCCGATACTTGCGCTTGAGAGCCTTGAGAGGCTCCTGCTCTTCAGGAGGGTCATAGAGGCCGCCTGGTCGAGGGGCTCAACCCCCGTCTTCGTAGTGAAGACCAGCAGGTCGACGAGCTTCTGCGGCGGCAGCCTCCCGGACGTCCACCTGGTTGAGGCCACCCTGAGGGCCAGGGGGAGCTTTGAGCCGGGCTACGCTGTGGCCAACGTCTACAACAGCGTCTACGACTACTTTGGCCTCAGCAAGAGGGAGCGCAGCATGTACCCAGACGTCGGCGGCCTCAGGGACTTCTACGAGAACAGGCTGGCGGTCGCCAGCGCCTTCGTGAGGCTCAGGGCAGGGGGCTTCATCTTCAAGGTCGAGGTGCTCTACGACCGCTCCGCGGGCGCCGGTGACCCAGCGGGGCTGCTCAGGGAAGTGGTCTCAAGGCTCTCCTCGCTGCCCTTAACCTCCGAGGGCTACCCGCTGCCGCTGGTGGTAGCAGACTCAAACTCAAGGGTCGCCAGGGCGGAGATGGAGGCGGCCATGAGGGCCCTGGGCCTCGACCTCACGCCCGAGAGCAGGAGCATGTTGAGGGTTTAG
- a CDS encoding ATP-binding protein, with translation MSDCASGRRLGWIVGESTPRNSQVLFADDKDRLPRVGTYVLADSPDGCLFGILEFISSGNKLLSEDVTSPESVDGLVQLIRQSPGVSPTYVKGTVRWLSYEGTLTEGEVSLPKVPPRPGTEVYEAPKETLEKVFKGESREGGWVRLGSLVSDSDITYSVSVNKLTRHLAVLAVTGGGKSNTVCVLARSLVKELNATVVIFDMHGEYGDLGLEDKANYMRSPAIQPAMLTFGELVELTGMPENATNQLRVLRQAWEDVMEKYQAGKVSPNEIMGTLRKTVELMGEGKGGDPAVGVLNRLSDLEDYYGDILDSGVPMRLEEVIKPNMLNVFDLSELDERGADAVVSHYLRRLLLERKRWKRSNGSEGYPTPVIVIIEEAHVLIPARDSTLTKYWAARIAREGRKFGIGLVIVSQRPRNVDPDVLSQTNNKIILKMVEPQDIKYVQEASEELSEDLANMLPSLNPGEAVVIGSMVKLPAVVKIDLCKCGDRSCKKGGGDLDLVKEWAARKPGGGSGEWLGELT, from the coding sequence ATGAGCGATTGCGCGTCAGGCAGGAGGCTCGGGTGGATAGTGGGGGAGAGCACGCCCAGGAACAGCCAGGTTCTCTTCGCCGATGACAAGGACAGGCTGCCGCGCGTAGGCACTTACGTGCTCGCCGACTCGCCGGACGGCTGCCTCTTCGGCATACTTGAGTTCATATCGTCAGGCAACAAGCTGTTGTCAGAGGACGTCACGAGCCCTGAGTCCGTTGACGGCCTCGTGCAGCTCATAAGGCAGAGCCCGGGCGTCTCGCCCACGTACGTCAAGGGCACGGTGAGGTGGCTAAGCTACGAGGGCACGCTCACCGAGGGCGAGGTCTCCCTGCCCAAGGTCCCCCCGAGGCCAGGCACGGAGGTCTACGAGGCCCCCAAGGAGACGCTTGAGAAGGTGTTCAAGGGCGAGAGCAGGGAGGGGGGCTGGGTCAGACTGGGCTCCCTGGTCAGCGACTCAGATATAACCTACAGCGTCAGCGTCAACAAGCTGACGAGGCACCTCGCGGTTCTGGCCGTCACGGGCGGCGGCAAGAGCAACACTGTCTGCGTGCTGGCCCGCAGCCTTGTCAAGGAGCTCAACGCCACCGTTGTCATATTCGACATGCACGGCGAGTATGGCGACCTGGGGCTCGAGGACAAGGCGAACTACATGAGGTCGCCGGCCATACAGCCCGCCATGTTGACCTTCGGCGAGCTGGTGGAGCTCACTGGGATGCCTGAGAACGCCACGAACCAGCTCAGGGTGCTCAGGCAGGCCTGGGAGGACGTCATGGAGAAGTACCAGGCCGGCAAGGTGAGCCCCAACGAGATAATGGGGACCCTCCGCAAGACAGTTGAGCTCATGGGGGAGGGGAAGGGAGGGGACCCGGCCGTAGGGGTGCTCAACAGGCTCAGCGACCTTGAGGACTACTACGGTGACATACTTGACAGCGGCGTGCCTATGAGGCTCGAGGAGGTCATTAAGCCTAACATGCTCAACGTTTTCGACCTGAGCGAGCTCGACGAGCGCGGCGCTGACGCCGTAGTGAGCCACTACCTCAGGAGGCTGCTGCTCGAGAGGAAGAGGTGGAAGCGCAGCAACGGCAGTGAAGGCTACCCGACGCCTGTTATAGTAATCATAGAGGAGGCGCACGTGCTCATACCAGCCAGGGACTCCACCCTCACCAAGTACTGGGCCGCCAGGATAGCCAGGGAGGGGAGGAAGTTCGGCATAGGGCTTGTCATAGTGAGCCAGAGGCCTAGGAACGTGGACCCGGACGTGCTGAGCCAGACCAACAACAAGATAATACTGAAGATGGTGGAGCCGCAGGACATAAAGTACGTGCAGGAGGCCAGCGAGGAGCTGAGCGAAGACCTGGCCAACATGCTGCCGAGCCTCAACCCTGGCGAGGCGGTGGTCATAGGCAGCATGGTCAAGCTGCCCGCAGTCGTTAAGATCGACCTCTGCAAGTGCGGCGACAGGAGCTGCAAGAAGGGCGGAGGGGACCTGGACCTAGTCAAGGAGTGGGCGGCGAGGAAGCCCGGCGGGGGCTCAGGGGAGTGGCTCGGTGAGCTGACTTAA
- a CDS encoding methyltransferase domain-containing protein: protein MAEIFSFTPCRCLVLAPWESLEASRAEGGRVSVNIGLDEAEARRGEDSVTLECCGVSAKVPLEVLRRHSSRRSALAVSDDGYYEVELRLPSSYYKLVPLPGTAPTLEINGIHMHRVKDVKPIEDSALKVRLAGVKRGDRVLEVGTGLGYTAIESARRGARVTTVEASEAVLWVAERNPWSRGLADSNIAIVLGDACEALKEMTGAFDVVIHDPPRLTQGTGCLYSRDFYRELYRLLRPGGRIFHYTGEPGRTRGRSLGPRVVGKLRAVGFVGLRYVDKAMGVVGVRP, encoded by the coding sequence ATGGCTGAGATCTTCTCCTTCACCCCATGCAGGTGCCTAGTGCTGGCCCCCTGGGAGAGCCTCGAGGCTTCAAGGGCTGAGGGCGGCAGGGTCAGCGTCAACATCGGCCTTGACGAGGCCGAGGCCAGGAGGGGCGAAGACTCCGTAACTCTTGAGTGCTGCGGCGTCTCGGCCAAGGTTCCCCTTGAGGTCCTAAGGAGACACTCCTCCAGGAGGTCAGCCCTTGCTGTGAGCGATGATGGCTACTATGAGGTTGAGCTGAGGCTCCCCAGCTCCTACTACAAGCTGGTCCCCCTGCCCGGGACGGCGCCGACCCTTGAGATAAACGGCATCCACATGCACAGGGTCAAGGACGTTAAGCCCATTGAGGACTCCGCCCTGAAGGTCAGGCTGGCTGGAGTTAAGCGGGGCGACAGGGTGCTTGAGGTTGGCACGGGCCTCGGCTACACCGCTATAGAGTCAGCCAGGAGGGGGGCCCGCGTCACAACTGTTGAGGCCAGCGAGGCGGTTCTCTGGGTGGCCGAGAGGAACCCGTGGAGCCGCGGCCTCGCCGACAGCAACATAGCGATAGTCCTGGGGGACGCCTGCGAGGCCCTCAAGGAGATGACGGGCGCCTTCGACGTGGTGATCCACGACCCTCCCAGGCTAACCCAGGGCACCGGCTGCCTGTACTCAAGGGATTTCTACAGGGAGCTCTACAGGCTCCTGAGGCCCGGGGGTAGGATATTCCACTACACCGGGGAGCCCGGGAGGACAAGGGGGAGGAGCCTGGGCCCAAGGGTCGTGGGGAAGCTTAGGGCTGTGGGCTTCGTGGGGCTCAGGTACGTTGACAAGGCTATGGGGGTCGTTGGGGTGAGGCCTTAG
- a CDS encoding ATP-binding protein yields the protein MSGSPVQMLEALAKKKIEEGLAAEKEKDYAAAADKYRRALDALEEILRNYPDHPLIGVYRRMYSDVKSRLKYVEVKGTQPLSEGDDLVKVDLKGEVNDGSEPPEFVLRERPKVTFDDIAGLEDAKRAIREAIIYPVVKPELFPLGWPRGILLYGPPGTGKTMLAAAVANEVSGEFLYADAASIMSKWLGEGEKNVKKLFDYARERARSGVPVIIFIDEVDALFGVHSNEVGGEVRVRNQFLKEMDGLQDKGERLHVYVIAATNKPWDLDEPFIRRFQKRVYVGLPDLAARKRLLETLLSKLPAGAKVDIDELAKRLEGYSGSDIKDLVQDAYMRAVREYFENREGGLRPVTAADFEEAMRSRKPSVDERMLKAYEVWTEKFKAV from the coding sequence GTGTCAGGGAGCCCAGTGCAGATGCTGGAGGCGCTTGCCAAGAAGAAGATAGAGGAGGGGCTTGCCGCCGAGAAGGAGAAGGACTACGCGGCCGCCGCAGACAAGTACAGGAGGGCGCTGGACGCCCTCGAGGAGATACTGAGGAACTACCCGGACCATCCCCTGATAGGCGTCTACAGGAGGATGTACAGCGACGTCAAGTCAAGGCTTAAGTACGTGGAGGTCAAGGGGACGCAGCCCCTCAGCGAGGGCGATGATCTAGTCAAGGTCGACCTCAAGGGCGAAGTTAACGACGGCAGCGAGCCGCCTGAGTTCGTGCTCAGGGAGAGGCCCAAGGTGACATTTGACGACATAGCTGGCCTGGAAGACGCCAAGAGGGCCATAAGGGAGGCCATAATTTACCCCGTGGTGAAGCCCGAGCTCTTTCCCCTGGGCTGGCCTAGGGGCATTCTGCTCTACGGCCCCCCGGGCACTGGGAAGACCATGCTCGCGGCAGCTGTGGCCAACGAGGTGTCAGGGGAGTTCCTCTACGCCGACGCTGCCAGCATAATGAGCAAGTGGCTGGGCGAGGGCGAGAAGAACGTCAAGAAGCTCTTCGACTACGCCAGGGAGAGGGCCAGGTCTGGCGTACCCGTGATAATATTTATAGACGAGGTGGACGCCCTCTTCGGCGTGCACTCGAACGAGGTAGGGGGCGAGGTCAGGGTCAGGAACCAGTTCCTCAAGGAGATGGACGGCCTCCAGGACAAGGGGGAGAGGCTTCACGTCTACGTTATAGCGGCTACAAACAAGCCCTGGGACCTCGACGAGCCCTTCATAAGGAGGTTCCAGAAGAGGGTATACGTTGGGCTCCCTGACCTTGCGGCCAGGAAGAGGCTCCTTGAGACGCTCCTCTCAAAGCTCCCGGCAGGGGCCAAGGTTGACATAGATGAGCTGGCAAAGAGGCTTGAGGGGTACTCGGGCAGCGACATAAAGGACCTGGTACAGGACGCCTACATGAGGGCCGTTAGGGAGTACTTTGAGAACAGGGAGGGCGGCCTGAGGCCCGTCACAGCGGCTGACTTCGAGGAGGCCATGAGGAGCAGAAAGCCGAGCGTGGACGAGAGGATGCTTAAGGCCTATGAGGTCTGGACTGAGAAGTTCAAGGCCGTCTAA